ataagaaCGTGTACATCCTCCAATGACTGAAACGAAAACATTAAGgtaaaaaaacagttatttaaaaagtcaataattaaaggaaaaacttcttttaacaacacttttttaataactttttaacaagTGACAACTtatgattggttcgttttaaatattttttaaacataaatttaaatagattaataaaatgatgacatgtgttccgttgtcaaaaaaattgtcaaaaagtattgtcaaaatatcattgtccataattaaaacacaagaaaattttGTAGTTTGTCCCTGATTTCAACACTTTTGCTTTAATCTTCTCTAAAATCTAATTGTGAGATGAAGAGAAATATGAGTTGCAATATACTCGATTAGAAAACTGTTTATGATTATacttaattaacatttaaattgattgtttttaacaaattataggATCAAATACAGCAATTAGATTTATATAGGAATCAAAATTGGATTCAAGCCTTGACAAAATAATTCATGAACAAGCTATTAAAAGGAAACATATGAATAACATATTTCCTGACAAAGTTTCTTGTTTATTCAAAACAGAATTGCAGAAAGGAAGTCATTGAATGATGATGACCTTTCCAAGCTGAAGGAGAGgcaaaatttcataaaatcttGTGTCAGAAAAGACATGATGAGTATGCAAATTGAAGTTACATGCACATAAACTATATTGCAGTTGAGAAAGGGCAAAAGAATAGAAGATTAACTCATTTTTTGATGAATTGCAAACCGTTTGCATTAGAGTATCGCTCCATGAATCTCATGAATCTATCCCACTCCCTTGGACTCCGCATTATGTACTTGGCTTCAATTATTGAGGGCTTACCATTCACAAATTTAGCATTTACATCAACTGACTGAATGACTCCTTCTTCATCAATCATGTAAAATCCAGTGATATCACCTATTTCACCTGAAGAATCGAAAACTGAAGGTTGATCAAATGTGAAGATAGCCATGCCATTTGTTCCATCCCTTGATTTTGTCAGCCTCACATCAGGAATTGTTTGCTCATCAGTTCCCTGGATGAACTGTATCTTTGGTTTCAACATCATCATTACAGGCATCTGCATGTTACTGCTTTGTGTTACCATACGTAACCTCAAATATGGCATCCGCAAAGTTTGACCATTGAATGAGGAGTTTGTACTTTGATGAACAATTGAACATGGGACTGCATAAACAAACATATTAACTTGTATTCTTTTTCAATGTTTAAACAACCTAACTTCTATATTTTTGTATCAAGGGTAAGAAGGCTCACTGAAGTTGATACAAGAACTGGTTTAAACATAGAATGGTGCAGTGTAGTTTGAAACTAAAGTGCTTCTAACATTACTTCATATGCTTGACACCATTAGAAAAGTGTTTGTTCTGTTAAGAATTGTAGATTCTTGGTTTTACTGTCACTTTTCTCTACAACATGGAACATCACCAATTAAAAGATACCACCAGAAgccctttttttcttaaaattaggCAAAATAACATATGACCTCTTTGCATGTCTTAAAGAACATGACATAGTTTGGTCAATCAATGTTTTGTGGTCAAGCTGGAAACTACATTAAATCCGTACAAGTTTGAGAgctaaaatttctaaaattgtaCTGAAATGTATAATGAAAAATGAAGcatcaattaaaagaaaaaaagaggacagaaaaacagaaaaagaatgCAATGCCACCTCCATTTGTTaatcttgtttatttattttgtctcctatAATGCCAAGGGTCTCATAACAGCTGcaattcaattgaaaattattcaaagGCCTTAATCTTGCAAGATAAATTGGAATAAAGTAATTGATTTCAGATGTAAAGACTTTAGATGAACACTTTATGTTGAGTCCCCAATCATgctgaagagaagaaaatgaactTGCTTTTTTCTGACTAACAAATTCAGTAGGAGAACATAAGATAATTTGGTCAGCCGTACTTGTAATATAATCTCAGACCCACATTtcatatgaaaattgaaaaagcgaTGTTAGAGAAGAAAAGTAGGAAGAAGGTGATGGTACCTGAGTATGAGCGTGGTTTGTGAAGTGAGCTGGAGAACGGAGAGGACAATGCAAGAGAGTGCAAAGTTGCCATTGCCAGAAGGAGAGAGAAATGTAGTTCACAACAACACTCTCTCTAGCATAAAGGGCTATAAAATTGTGGTCCAAAAAAATGTTTGGTGTGTAACAAACACAGCCACTCATTTCTGATGAtaattcttcacttttttttaaggATTGAAATCGATTGAAGATGCTG
This genomic interval from Vigna radiata var. radiata cultivar VC1973A chromosome 8, Vradiata_ver6, whole genome shotgun sequence contains the following:
- the LOC106770959 gene encoding photosystem II reaction center PSB28 protein, chloroplastic encodes the protein MATLHSLALSSPFSSSLHKPRSYSVPCSIVHQSTNSSFNGQTLRMPYLRLRMVTQSSNMQMPVMMMLKPKIQFIQGTDEQTIPDVRLTKSRDGTNGMAIFTFDQPSVFDSSGEIGDITGFYMIDEEGVIQSVDVNAKFVNGKPSIIEAKYIMRSPREWDRFMRFMERYSNANGLQFIKK